The genomic DNA GGGATATTGGTAATTTGTAATAATCATTTCGTTCTCATGCGGACCGACCATGTATTTTATTTCCCTATCAAGAGTTTACCCGTAATTCATCCTTTTCTTATCAAGAATTAATCCGATGCCTGCTAGTTTACCCATAAAGGTATGACTGTATTCTCTACTTCTAGTCTAGTTACCTCATTCAGATCGAGGCCGTCTCTATCATTCCTTTCAAAAATCTTGAGGCCCCCACCATCTCGGCCAAGTACTGCAACCCATTTCCCACTCTCATCGGCACCAACACCCCTTAAATGCCGTCCGAtgccttccatccatcccttctcTGTCCTCCGCACATCCGCTCCATCTGTGGAAGATACTGAAAAGAGTGCCAGGGTATCTGTCTCAAACACGGGGGAGTCGCGGTTGGAAGTTATGAGAAGTAATGGTCCTCCTGGGCGtgtgggaggaagaagaataatTTCTGAAGCGCCGGTGGGGCGAGATTCTGCTTTGTCACCTTCTGGGAGCATGCTGAATCTGTTAATGAGCTGGGAGGGTCCATCTTTTGGCAAAGTATGAATGGTGAGTTGAGATGATAGTTCATTGACCACGTAGATGTGTGTACCTAAGAGTGTTTGAAATTAGCACCTGTCCAAATTCCTCTTGTATGTATGAGGTATGACTCACCTTCGGGATGCACCACACAGTGCCTTggtccatctccatcttccaatccactaatctcacctaccacATCGAAGCTCTTCCCAGTCCACTTCAACCTCCATACTTTATTGGACCCCAGATCAGGGACCAGTATTTCCTCTTCGTGCAAGACGATCTGGTGGACATGAGCGTGCTCTTGGCGATGGTGTTTCAGAGGTGAATGGGAGGGTGTAAAAATATGTTCTGATAAAGGTGCTTGACGAGTGAACAGACCTTGTTCATCGAGTGGATGGAAAGTTACAGTTCCCGAAACGTACTGGGTGAGATAATAAGCCTTCGCGCATCACTTTCAGTCCCATTTCATAAGAAGACTTACATGAGCTATAAACATGCCTGACCCATCGGGAAGAATGTCTAAATGGGTAGGGCCTTTCCCACCACTTGAGACTTCCGAAAGCAGTTCCAAACGCCCTTGGTCATCCAACAGACGATACACAAACAACTTGCCTTCCACCCACCCATTCACGTAGACCAAGTCTTTCAAATTTCTTCAAAATTCAAGTCCGTCAGTCCTTCTTTCAATAGCAGAGACCTGTGCTTACGAGTCAGGATGTCTTGCAAGCCAGCTAGGCTGCTTGCTCGCTACTGTTGATGCACCCCGAGTGAGTGTACGAGCCTCCGAGTTGAAAATGACAGCATGAATATGGGTATCGTGGGTGCCTAAGAGGAGCAGATGCTTGTTGGACGTCATCTCGTCTGTGATCCTTGGCCTATTATCGCCCTTGCATACAATAAGCgatatccttctttcatGAGCATCGCGATCTATAAAAACAGGATACGTAGTACGCAGTATCGAGCATGTGGATTCTGCTGATCGCCGACCCACCTGGTGTCACATGAATTTCGGCGGGTCTGTCCGGGCTCAGGAACCGGTCACCGGGCCGGCGGACGACGACAAACCCAAAGTTGTCTACTGGAGGTCGAGATGGCCAACATGCATATAATCGACAAGTGCTCccttgtctttttgtttaGACCCTCATAGCTCAGTTCTCACCAAAAACCGTCCATATCGATCATCTGTTATGTCCATCGAAAGCTTCCCTCCTATTGCTGTTGGCCTCATGGGCACTGTGAGTCAATCCTGTTCGCCCATTACATGAACACTGTTGATATCTTGTAGGGTGAATACACCACCGGTATCACCCCTTCGGGCCAATCAAAGTCTGACAAGAAGGTATATATCTTAATTTGTAATTCCCAAACAAAGCTAATGCTTTGTATAGATTGGGGTCGTCGGAATCACCATGTTCGATCTTCGTCGAAGGGGCAAGGTCTCTGAGTACGTTTGACACAGTGCTATATATTGTAGATCAACTGACCGGCTGGCTGAATGCAGCATCGTGATGGCTGGAACAAATGGAGGCAAAGTATGTATACAGCTTGACATGTCACTAAAGGTGCTGATCAAAGTCGGTCATAGTTCCCAGAAATCCGCGAACATTTCCAAAAGAACATTGGCGATGTGTACAAGGGACTCGACTTGAACTTCAGAGGATTTCCAGAAACCTCTGTCAGGGATGCTGAGGCTTGTGAGTGGTTTAACAATAAATATCATAAGGGCGAAAGTTTTCTGATTCCATTTAGACAAGGGAGCCCTTCGTGCTCTTCCCAAGGGCTCAGCTGTGATCATCTTTACCCCCGACAGCACCCATTTTCCTATCGCTTCTGAAGCTCTCAACCTTGGCCATCACGTCATGGTTACCAAGCCTGCTACCCAGAAGCTTGAGGATCACCAAAAGTTAATTGAGTTGGCTGAGAAAAAGGGTTTGGTCTGCTTTGTTGAGCAGTAAGTGTTCTGCCGAGTTTCCAGTAAGATGACCGCTGATATGCTGATTGTTTACAGCCACAAGCGATTTGACCCTGCCTACAATGATGCCCGAGCGAGGGCTCAGAAGCTTGGAGACTTCAACTTCTACAACTCCTGTCAGTCGTCTTGTTTCTTGCTACGAAACAACACTAAAACGCATACTTCCAGACATGTCCCAACCCAAATTCCAGCTCGAAACGTTCAAGTCATGGGCTGGTATCGACTCTGATATCTCATACTACCTCAACTCTCATCACATTGATGTGCGTAACTACCGTGCTTAGTTTCGGGAAAGCTGGCTGATATGTGTGGCATAGATCCATTGCTGGATGGTTGAAGGTCGCTACAGGCCCACAAAGGTTACCGCTTCGGCCACGACAGGCATTGCCACCTCGCTTGGTTGCGACCCTAAGACAGAAGACACCATCACCCTTTTAGTAGACTGGGAAAACATTCAGACTCCCAGCCAGCGAGGAACGGCTGTCTACACTGCTTCGTAAGTGGCGTCTTAAACTCAATACCGTATAATTAAACAGTCTTTGGTAGCTGGGCTGCTCCCTTGAAGGCCGGTGTGCACAGTGAACAGCGATTCCACTATATGGCGGCGAAGGGTGAAGTGAGGGTCGACCAGGCTCACCGAGGGTACAGCATTGTGGAGGACGATGTTGGCAAGATTGATGTACGTCTCATTCCAGCTGCACCCGCCTGAGGAAGGGATGTTGATAATTCTGCAGTACAACCCCTTCTATGTCAAGTACAGCCCCGACGAGAATGGTTACTTTGACGGCCAACGAGGTTACGGGTACCTTTCGTTGGAGAAGTTCATTGGTGCGTCACAAGCAGGTCACCGAAACATCGTAACGGAGCTAACTACATGATATGTATAGATGCGGCTCAGGCGGTGACTGCTGGCAAGGCCAAGGCGTCAGACTACGATGGCAAAGGTCTGCCCACTATTAAGGCGACGTGAGTCCACATCTATGCCCGATGCATCGCAAATTATCCTCAGAGCTCATATCTCTTGTTTTAGCGTCCTCACTACGGCTATCATTCATGCCGGTAGGATTTCTCTagatgaaaagaggagCGTTGCTATCACCGAGGAGGGCGGAAAAATCAAGCTTGTGTAAAGACAAGTGTGAAGTGTGAAAGGGACGGACGGATTTAAGCCAGGGATTCGTAAGTGGCTTATGGCTTTTGAGGTGCTGTGCTGTACTGGTACTGTGTACTGCGGCTGTTGTTTCTAGGTAACTGAAAAGGCCATGTATTTCGTACATGTTCGCAATTCGTAGCGGTCTCCACTGCACAGACCCAGCACCTTTCCCACATTACCTCTTTCATGCCACGGGGTAGCACAGAACTATAAAAGCGGTATGGACCTAAATATCCTTCTGGCGGGCTCCAACCCGTTCAATCTACGGAGTGTCATACAATATAGCAGCCTGCGCCGTAACTCTTCGCTGATGATCCATCACTTCAAGACGCTGCTGTTTTTTCTCGGGCGTCGGGCATCGAGCAAGGACTGCCACAGACGCGGCCCAGGCACAAGCCAGGAATGGTCAGGAACCTGCCGGGCCCCGGATCGAAATAAGTGTCTGTCTCCTGACTGACACGTCTTTGCGGGGGTCCACGCTCCTGCTGTGACGAGAAATAATAATGCGCTgtttctctcttccccattTTGGTGCGCTCGTGCTTGGCTCGTGCACTGCTTCTCCATGCAGACCAAATTTCATACGAGCGTGACTGATTCGTACAAAGCGGCGAGCTCTGTGTGATTTGTGGGTTATATGTACAACAAAAGGAGGTCTTAAGCCACACAAGGAGAAGTAatgcaaaaagaaaaacaaaaggcaggaggagggcgcAGGGACGACGAGTGATAAAGGCAATCGGCCTAAAATTGCTATACGTGTCAGGGTTATGCACTGATCTCATCGGATATCAAGCTCAATCTTCATTGGTCCAGCGGAAAAGTTGAACGGTTGTCACGGATGTAACGTAGCCAATTCCAAGGCGTTGGGGCATTTTGGGGACAGGACTGTCCTCTCGGAGTTGTTTACCTCCACCTGCACGAAATGTACATAAGAAAATAAATGAAATaactccttctctttctccaatCCCTTCCAACTTTCTGCTTGCAGCACCAACTACCTTTACCAACCTTCAACTAAACTCTTTTACTACTGCCCACGGGCAACACTATATGTTCTCAAACAGTCTCTGTAGTGCACACAACGCTCACCGGTACGTAGTCTCTGACCAAACTATTCAACATTGTTCGCTGACATGGGCTACTACAAGGGGCTTTAAACACACTGCTGCCCCGTCTCTTAGAATACTCTAATTCTTTCACTCAATACGCCGTCACACTTGAATAATAAAACCAAACCAAAACAAAATACAAACAAGATGTCTCCTACCGCTTTGGACGCACGTGGTCATAACGActctttctctttgccTGCTCAAGACCAAAGCGAGGTTCACCCCAGCGCCCGGAGGACTCCTGAAGGTGGTCTTATCAAGGTCGAGAGTGACTCCACTGTCTATGAAGCCGATGGTATCAAAGCCAAATTCACCGACAGAGGGGCCTCAGTCATCAGTAGGTTCATGGCATATGATCTTGCCTACTATCGCTAATGGCTTTGCAGAGGGTCCTGACGGCAAGCTCTCTGTCAAaaagacggagaagaacTTTGAGTTCTTTACCAAGTCTAAGGTTGGCCGTGTTGGGTGAGTCCATGTCATCGTGTACCCATGTCCGACGTCTGACAATCTACAGGCTTATGCTCGTCGGTCTAGGCGGTAACAACGGTACAACCGTCTTGGCGACTAATCTTGCCAACAAGCACAACATCTCTTGGCACACCAAGAATGGCATCCAGCAGCCCAACTACATTGGTTCTGTTGTTCGAGCTTCTACCGTCCGCCTTGGTACCGATCCTGCAACCGGAAAGGATGTCTTTGTGCCCATCTCTGACATGCTTCCCATGGTTCACCCCAACGACTTTGTCATTGGTGGCTGGGACATCTCTTCGCTCTCCATGGACAAGGCTATGCTCCGTGCCAAGGTTCTCGAATGGGATTTGCAAAGGCAGTTGATTCCTTTGATGGAGGATGTCAAGCCCCTTCCCAGTATTTACTGTGAGCAGCTATCATCGTCATTCTACGATTACTGAGCTAATGTATGACTAGACCCCGACTTCATTGCGGCCAATCAGGCTGACAGGGCCGACAATCTTATCCCAGGCGGCGACAAGAAGGCTCATCTCGAGCACATTCGTGCTGATATCCGTCGCTTCAAGGCCGATAACCATCTTGACAGTGTCGTCGTTCTCTGGACTGCCAATACTGAGCGTTATGCCGACATCATTCCAGGGGTCAATGACACTGCCAACAACCTTCTCAAGGCCGTTGAGACCTCTCACGAGGAAGTCTCCCCCTCTACCATTTTTGCCATCGCTTCCATTCTCGAAGGCGTGCCTTTCATCAACGGCTCTCCCCAGAACACGTTTGTTCCCGGTTGTATTGAGCTTGCTGAGAAGCACAAGGCTTTCATTGGCGGTGATGATTTCAAGTCAGGCCAGACCAAGGTCAAATCAGTTCTTGCCGAATTCCTCGTCAATGCCGGTATTAAGCCCTTGTCGATCTCTTCTTACAACCACTTGGGTAACAATGATGGTAAGAACTTGAGCTCTCAGAGGCAGTTCAGATCCAAGGAGATCTCCAAGTCAAGCGTCGTAGGTCTAATTATTGGTATATTGCGGAACAATGGCTGACACATTTCAGGTCGATGATATGGTCGCTGCCAACCACATCCTCTACAAGACTGCCGAAGACCTCAGCAAAGCCACTGGAGAGGTCGTCAAAAAGGGCGAGCATCCTGACCACATCGTCGTTATCAAGCACGTCCCGGCTGTTGGTGACTCCAGTGAgttcattcttctttctttcccatGTCATTTCTGACCATTGTTGCCAGAGCGCGCTATCGACGAGTACTACTCCGAGCTTCTCATGGGTGGCCGCAACGTCATGAACATTTTCAACGAGTGTGAAGactctcttcttgccaCACCTCTTATCTTTGACCTTGCGATCCTCGCCGAGCTTCTCACTCGTGTGACTTACCGTGAGAACGCTACCGGCGAGTGGCAGCCGTTGTACAGTGTTCTCTCGCTCTTGTCTTACATGCTCAAGGCACCACTCGTCAAACCCGGCGAGGACGTCGTCAACTCTCTCAACAGGCAGAGAAACGCTTTGGAGCAGTTCCTCAAGGCTTGTCTCGGTTTGGAGCACTCGAACGACTTGTTATTGAATACTAGGGTCTGGTAGATATAATGAGGCAAAAGACTGGAGAGCGGATAGGAAGAATGTCGTGTTTATATTTCGCTCTTTTACTTGGATAGGAAAACTTCTACTCGTACCACTTGGATTGCATGAAAGCGCGTTTTACGCACAAAATGAAGGCCGGGCTGGAATATGATAGTTCTAGTGTTTATTATTTTGCAAGTTCCGCTTTAAAAACGAAGTCCGTATGGTCTTGACTTCAGTGAAATGTCAAACTGTGCCACACGCGTGTAACGACTCGAAACACCGGCGCGTATCTTCTCTCCTGACAGGAGTCTGCCAGAATAGGTGAAGAACCATGGCCAAAAATGAGATGTAGGGTGCAAGGAGAAGCATAGCTGCTAACCATATTTCGAATACAGCAAAGAAAGACGCTTgccagaggaaggaaaggccCAGTCAACTGAGAGACGTCAACATGGCCGACGACGCGCCTACTACTACCATTCCCGTCGTCTTGGGCCTAATTGGGTGGTGGGTGGTAGATATCCCAATTGTACACACAGGCACATGACATGGCCTTTGCAACACACAAACGCCGCCGGTACTATCATCTCTTGATGTTGCGTCTCGAAGCTCGAAGGACTTTGTATATGCACATATGCAATCCAAAACATGGTCCAACATGAAGGTTAGAAGGGTTCTAGGAACGCCAGGGAGCCTGGGCCCATTGAAGAGTATGGACCGATAGTTTCAAGGcgtgaagaagaatcaCTTCTTTGCTCGCCATTCAAGAGGCTATTACTTCCAACAAACAGGGTGATGAAAAAACCTGTCATCTTTCTGGCCTATCTGCCATATGGACGATACAAATAAAGGGGAAGCCTGCTATTATCGATACGTAACTCTTTGCGGCTCACGGTACTTTATGCAGAACTAGAAACCAGAGATGTTTATtgtttgttgatgaagactTTGATGGATGGAGCCAGCATTGGCCCACCTAAGTTATTTGTTTGCTGGTACGTTGAACGATTCTTCTACTGACCTAACAACGACCGACGACCAACTCATAAAATTCGCAAACAACATggcccttcttttttcattATTCTTCGACTACTTCTTGTATTAACCTCCTGTAGCCATGGACATCTTCAGCCGCCTCAACCCTTTTCACCGACCAAACTCTGCGATATCGCGGAATACTCCAACACCCTTTTCAGCGAGGGCACggccttcatcttcgctcGAAAGTGGAAATGTTTATCCTACACCTGAGGCCACTCCGAGCCCTTCCTTAGACGTGTACCACCAACCTGACCGCGAATTAGGCCGTCACACGCCTACCTTCTACCACGAGACGCCAGTTACGCTGAAAGGCGATCATAGCCgctctcaatctcttcttcgtaaTTTAGCGCATCATTCAAGCTTGTCGACGCTTACCTCTAAGTCGACTagagggaaaaagaagggagggaaaaggaaaagaattCATCTTATGGCTGATGCACATCATCCATACGGCGATGGAAGTGAGGTCAATGATAGCGAACCTCAGCAGAGGCTGACTCCTACACCTGGCGCTGGtaagttgaagaagggcagTCTCAAACAGAGTAAGAGCCTGCCCAGGAACATGAGACTGAGTGGAGAGTTTCAATGTAAGTTTTGCTCTGCATGTTCCTCCAAAGACATTACTGACTTAATTTAGTGCCGGATGATCTACCCCCACTACCATCTTCCGCAAAATATGATGTTCTCAACAGACCACAAGCAAGTGCAGTAATTTCACATCCAGGAAACATCTCGTCCTTCAAACCACAATGCACAGCTCTTCGTGATAATTCAGTAACTCCTACGCCCGAAATTACAGTCTACCATGATTGCTCTGGCACTCCAGAGAGTGTTAAGCTTCGTATGAGGTTTGAATTGGATTGGACATCTACCTACTCTGGATCCCCTTCACGTAGAAGGCACAATAGCTTTGATGAACGGGCATCTCCTCTAGATTCCCTTACCCCCCGCGCCCAATCAATCCGTAAGTCACTTGCAAGTATCTTAATAAGTCTATCAAGGCATTGAATGTGGACCAGGCCATCGTAGCTCCCCCCCGAAGGCTTCAAGCTCTACAACTTTGCATGAATTCACTTACTCCCAAACCCAGCAACACCCCCATCCCGTTCCCCGAATTCAAGAGCAGCGAATTCTTGCTCAATCCTTGTATGCCGACTCTACCACCTTTTTTGGGCCGGATGATATGTTACCTATCACGGAGTCTGGCAATACTATATCTAACGAAGAACCGAAGTCTCTTGATATGTTAAGAGACGAAGAAAAATTGCATAAGGTAACTCCTGGTGACTCAAAAAATAACCTTTTGAATGAAGTTTTCGTTGATGGCCGAGAATGTTGCAAGGACGGTATGCTCTTTGTTCTTTGATAGTGATTATATGGTGCTGATGTCCTCGCAGCCGAATGGGTCTTTTCACGAGACCTATATGAATCAccctcagcttcttctgaaAGCACTCACAATACCCCCTCTTCACACTGTCTTTCGCCCGAGCGTCCATCATCCGCTCATCGCCGAGCTGAATCTAGCCCTTCGCCAGGTCAAAAATCCCGAGACGCTTTTTTCAAAGCAGCAAAGCGATCTTCGTCTCCATTTGAGATTAAACTATCACCTCACGTTACCAGGCGCATGTCTCTCGATGCTTTTGGTACGCCCACCAATCCATCATCTTACTCTCACAACAACAGCGATAAGATTGAAGAACTTGCCGACCCTACTGAAAGCTGTGAGAGCTACGATTGGCACCAAGCTGAGGAGGCGGAAACAGAAAAGCCGCCTAGTCAGATGTATGATACCAGTCAGGATGAGATCAGTACAGGCGAGCACCCGCTGGCCGCTTTCAGAGGCACCGAACTCTCCACCATCATGGAGTCGTCTTCCTCGAGATGCAACGAATCTCTTAACATGTCATCAGAGCCTAGCCGCTACTCTCCCATACAATCTCACTCTTCTTTGCCTCGTCCGTCATGGGATCCATTCTCCAACCGTGAATGGCAGCAACCTTCTACTCCGAACCTTACTGCTGATGGCCTACCTATATTTAATAGCATGTCCCCTACCTCGCCTTTACTTCACAAAAAGTATATGTCGGCCCCACCTTTAGTAGGCGTTTCTCCACAGCTTTTGGATGCGCATCTCGAGCACTCTCAATCATTGAAGGATCAAATTCGCGCAAGCTCAGTCATGATGGAAGTCCTAAAATCTGAGGTTGCCGAAATGAAGAAACGTTTGGCAGACGAGGCCCACGAACGAGATGAACTTATTGAGTTCGCTGAAGGAAGGGTGATGGACTTAGAAGAGGCCCAAAGACAGTGTGATGCAAAAGACCAAGGTAAATAAGTTATGTATCTCCTTGACGTGACCACCATATGCTGACAGAAGGACATAGTCCTTGAGCAATTGCGTCAAGCCATGACAGTCAACGAACATATGGTCGGGGAACTTCGAGATGATAAACTATTCTACGAGGAACGCTGCGACAGTCTTGAAAGGGAGAACGATGCTCTTCTTGCGGCCAAGGAAGAAACCATACAAGCTTGTATTGAGATGGAAAGCGAAAACGACGAATTGAAGCGTGAACTGAGCAAGATtcgagaagaaaatgacaAGCTCcaaaaggacaaggaag from Cryptococcus neoformans var. neoformans JEC21 chromosome 3 sequence includes the following:
- a CDS encoding dehydrogenase, putative, which codes for MSIESFPPIAVGLMGTGEYTTGITPSGQSKSDKKIGVVGITMFDLRRRGKVSDIVMAGTNGGKFPEIREHFQKNIGDVYKGLDLNFRGFPETSVRDAEAYKGALRALPKGSAVIIFTPDSTHFPIASEALNLGHHVMVTKPATQKLEDHQKLIELAEKKGLVCFVEHHKRFDPAYNDARARAQKLGDFNFYNSYMSQPKFQLETFKSWAGIDSDISYYLNSHHIDIHCWMVEGRYRPTKVTASATTGIATSLGCDPKTEDTITLLVDWENIQTPSQRGTAVYTASWAAPLKAGVHSEQRFHYMAAKGEVRVDQAHRGYSIVEDDVGKIDYNPFYVKYSPDENGYFDGQRGYGYLSLEKFIDAAQAVTAGKAKASDYDGKGLPTIKATVLTTAIIHAGRISLDEKRSVAITEEGGKIKLV
- a CDS encoding inositol-3-phosphate synthase, putative yields the protein MSPTALDARGHNDSFSLPAQDQSEVHPSARRTPEGGLIKVESDSTVYEADGIKAKFTDRGASVIKGPDGKLSVKKTEKNFEFFTKSKVGRVGLMLVGLGGNNGTTVLATNLANKHNISWHTKNGIQQPNYIGSVVRASTVRLGTDPATGKDVFVPISDMLPMVHPNDFVIGGWDISSLSMDKAMLRAKVLEWDLQRQLIPLMEDVKPLPSIYYPDFIAANQADRADNLIPGGDKKAHLEHIRADIRRFKADNHLDSVVVLWTANTERYADIIPGVNDTANNLLKAVETSHEEVSPSTIFAIASILEGVPFINGSPQNTFVPGCIELAEKHKAFIGGDDFKSGQTKVKSVLAEFLVNAGIKPLSISSYNHLGNNDGKNLSSQRQFRSKEISKSSVVDDMVAANHILYKTAEDLSKATGEVVKKGEHPDHIVVIKHVPAVGDSKRAIDEYYSELLMGGRNVMNIFNECEDSLLATPLIFDLAILAELLTRVTYRENATGEWQPLYSVLSLLSYMLKAPLVKPGEDVVNSLNRQRNALEQFLKACLGLEHSNDLLLNTRVW
- a CDS encoding ER to Golgi transport-related protein, putative, giving the protein MDIFSRLNPFHRPNSAISRNTPTPFSARARPSSSLESGNVYPTPEATPSPSLDVYHQPDRELGRHTPTFYHETPVTLKGDHSRSQSLLRNLAHHSSLSTLTSKSTRGKKKGGKRKRIHLMADAHHPYGDGSEVNDSEPQQRLTPTPGAGKLKKGSLKQSKSLPRNMRLSGEFQLPDDLPPLPSSAKYDVLNRPQASAVISHPGNISSFKPQCTALRDNSVTPTPEITVYHDCSGTPESVKLRMRFELDWTSTYSGSPSRRRHNSFDERASPLDSLTPRAQSIRHRSSPPKASSSTTLHEFTYSQTQQHPHPVPRIQEQRILAQSLYADSTTFFGPDDMLPITESGNTISNEEPKSLDMLRDEEKLHKVTPGDSKNNLLNEVFVDGRECCKDAEWVFSRDLYESPSASSESTHNTPSSHCLSPERPSSAHRRAESSPSPGQKSRDAFFKAAKRSSSPFEIKLSPHVTRRMSLDAFGTPTNPSSYSHNNSDKIEELADPTESCESYDWHQAEEAETEKPPSQMYDTSQDEISTGEHPLAAFRGTELSTIMESSSSRCNESLNMSSEPSRYSPIQSHSSLPRPSWDPFSNREWQQPSTPNLTADGLPIFNSMSPTSPLLHKKYMSAPPLVGVSPQLLDAHLEHSQSLKDQIRASSVMMEVLKSEVAEMKKRLADEAHERDELIEFAEGRVMDLEEAQRQCDAKDQVLEQLRQAMTVNEHMVGELRDDKLFYEERCDSLERENDALLAAKEETIQACIEMESENDELKRELSKIREENDKLQKDKEEAKVNTQALQTEMRFIESKMSNLEGVEGLLRDREAEVVGLRGGQERMWELEQHLENRDKRIAERDRTIHALKKSLDTARLESLNRVEAATEELKTSVQLISDKEEIISGLISKLSIQEEYSQSTKLALIAKEEEVNQLTPRLNSISEKHHEDAEMILQLRNQLEKLEAEKQANDFEAEERLSKHAEETQTWKQEREELSTKLSDLMEQVTSAVNECARYKLVLIQKERTIDELTEKLRLIRFEIDERHFESQEEIHRLKSQIEEQTKNAAEIEMGSIQTSRMLASYLEGKRLWEEEKEELYERLNRHIDETGIVEDLQVQIKELFFQLQVAKDECEVHKASAAQKSNLIMSQDTELAQLRHIVKEFEDSSEEVRSAIDRRAKGYEREVANLHEQVEGLQYQLSHNNSALRSAVLEAESNKVLSKDTKWRVDRYLTEIDGLKLEETKLRTHVEQLRMESAMDEVKRIELERKVAKIEQEKELLNVALESKQTEVALLQRKEKHRSIASPSFNSAKASHSSQLSVSALRLPATPTPSSDINNTPLTGLLATSISSATSTRKDMAASKLNAVSRLPLGASNRHNRVSDGSRVIPVKVTGEAEYRGKKVARRTSLPMLARSQSASGRKVAQ